In the Engystomops pustulosus chromosome 2, aEngPut4.maternal, whole genome shotgun sequence genome, one interval contains:
- the MORC3 gene encoding MORC family CW-type zinc finger protein 3 isoform X2: MTLEKLHKMLSFGFSDKVAVQGHVPVGLYGNGFKSGSMRLGKDAIVLTKNDAAMHVGMLSQSYLEAINAKHVIVPIISFNKNRQLVMTPDLNANRQAILGHSLLNTEKDLLAELDAIIGKKGTRIIIWNLRQDKSGQAEFDFIFDKYDIRIPEEFDGSSRKGYKKQERIDHVAPDSDYSLRAYCSILYLKPRMQIIIRGQKVQTQLVSKNLAHIEKDVYRPKSISHKPVKITFGYNCRNKEHYGIMMYHRNRLIKAYVRVGCQLKANNMGVGVVGVIECNYLKPTHNKQDFDYTNDYRLTLTAVGEKLNDYWNEMKLQKNMLSSVPVEDEQKRPDQNWAQCDLCLKWRKLPDGIGKLPPKWFCHLNPDPQFRDCNVPEEPEDDDEITHSTYEKTHKKRKSEAAAQVFNKGTILFNPPSKEMQRALNIVQTNYRPATTTNLPQLVAAEASAQPSTPPDRRKRLLPAEPSPVPLKVIQVTETIELPDGDDDEVDDDGDVIIIEDVSTPKPKSDEAKHQNGTGSSPVPMECLDGEMSGVTSAGGMTAVATQTDVPGITIKKEEDDSYSDFHDPQQNTHSDPVYRNCNGNGTHNHEEEATYYKRRCEELSAKLRHLEESAGHRVKMETSPQQTQTDPGDIYSKYDQALKEISRLKLMCKKLQQLKSEPNASPVIEVDSTSEMDDMAIQLDDVFRRLDSCSVERDQFKTKIEQLQLEKMQLEAENNQLKTELQEASNENGASTSHPGNDRTKLRSLRVAVAQLLKTLMPDLDLEQVDYDVDVIDEILDQVLEQAEKQANGHE, translated from the exons ATGACCCTGGAGAAGCTGCACAAGATGCTGAG CTTTGGATTTAGTGACAAGGTCGCAGTACAAGGTCACGTTCCAGTCGGACTTTATGGAAATGGTTTTAAATCTGGGTCCATGCGTCTGGGGAAGGATGCCATCGTACTGACCAAGAACGACGCTGCCATGCACGTGGGGATGTTGTCTCAGTCGTACCTGGAAGCGATTAACGCAAAACACGTCATCGTGCCCATCATCTCCTTCAATAAGAATA GGCAGCTGGTGATGACCCCCGACCTCAATGCTAATCGGCAGGCGATCCTGGGACATTCCCTGCTGAACACGGAGAAGGATCTGCTGGCAGAATTGGATGCAATAATTGGGAAAAAGGGAACAAGAATCATCATCTGGAATCTGAGACa aGACAAAAGCGGGCAAGCGGAATTTGATTTCATCTTCGACAAGTACGACATAAGGATTCCTGAGGAGTTTGATGGATCTTCTAGAAAGGGATATAAGAAGCAGGAAAGGATCGATCACGTGGCTCCAGACAGCGACTACTCTCTGAGG GCttattgcagtattttatatcTGAAGCCGCGGATGCAGATAATTATCCGGGGACAAAAAGTTCAAACACAACTCGTGTCCAAGAACCTGGCGCATATAGAGAAAGACGTCTACAGACCCAAGTCTATATCT CATAAACCTGTAAAAATCACCTTTGGATATAATTGTCGGAACAAGGAGCATTACGGCATCATGATGTACCACAGGAACCGGCTCATCAAGGCCTACGTGAGGGTGGGCTGCCAGCTGAAG GCTAATAACATGGGGGTTGGTGTCGTGGGGGTCATCGAATGTAACTACCTAAAGCCCACACATAACAAGCAGGACTTTGACTATACAAACGATTACAG ACTTACACTGACCGCCGTAGGAGAGAAGCTGAACGATTACTGGAATGAGATGAAACTGCAgaagaatatgctgtccagtgtCCCCGTAGAAGATGAGCA AAAGCGGCCGGACCAGAACTGGGCCCAGTGCGATTTGTGTCTAAAATGGAGGAAACTTCCTGATGGCATTGGGAAACTTCCACCCAAGTGGTTCTGTCACTTGAACCCAGACCCACAGTTCAG AGACTGCAACGTCCCCGAGGAGCCGGAGGACGATGACGAAATTACTCACTCGACGTACGAGAAGACGCACAAGAAAAG GAAAAGTGAAGCGGCGGCTCAG GTCTTTAATAAGGGCACAATTCTGTTCAATCCCCCAAGTAAAGAAATGCAAAGAGCCCTAAACATCGTTCAGACCAATTACCGACCAGCGACCACTACTAATCTTCCTCAGTTGGTGGCGGCTGAAGCCTCGGCCCAGCCCAGCACACCCCCCGACAG AAGAAAACGATTACTTCCAGCAGAACCTTCTCCGGTGCCTCTGAAAGTGATCCAGGTGACGGAGACCATCGAGCTTCCAGATGGAGACGACGACGAGGTGGATGATGACGGAGACGTGATCATCATTGAGGACGTCAGCACACCCAAACCCAAGAGTGACGAAGCCAAACATCAGAACGGCACCGGGTCGAGTCCTGTCCCCATGGAGTGCTTGGATGGAGAGATGTCAGGGGTGACGAGCGCGGGAGGGATGACCGCTGTGGCCACACAGACTGATGTGCCAGGGATAACTATAAAGAAGGAAGAAGATGACTCTTATAGTGACTTCCATGATCCGCAGCAGAACACGCACAGTGACCCGGTGTACAGGAACTGTAATGGTAACGGGACACACAACCACGAAGAGGAAGCCACGTACTACAAGAGGCGATGCGAGGAGCTGAGCGCCAAACTCAGACACTTAGAAGAATCCGCCGGTCACCGAGTGAAGATGGAGACGTCCCCGCAGCAGACGCAGACCGATCCCGGGGACATCTACTCCAAGTACGATCAGGCCCTGAAAGAGATCAGCAGACTGAAGCTCATGTGCAAGAAGCTGCAGCAGCTGAAATCCGAGCCCAACGCTTCTCCCGTCATCGAAGTGGACAGCACCAGCGAGATGGACGATATGGCCATACAACTAGACGACGTGTTCCGGAGGCTCGATTCCTGCTCTGTGGAAAGGGATCAGTTCAAGACGAAG ATCGAGCAGCTACAACTGGAGAAGATGCAGCTTGAGGCCGAGAACAACCAACTGAAGACAGAATTACAGGAGGCCAGTAATGAGAACGGCGCCTCCACCAGTCACCCTGGGAATGACAG GACTAAGTTGCGGTCGCTGAGAGTCGCAGTCGCCCAGTTGCTGAAAACGTTGATGCCGGATCTGGACCTGGAGCAGGTGGACTATGACGTGGACGTAATTGACGAGATTTTGGACCAAGTTCTGGAGCAGGCGGAGAAACAAGCAAACGGCCACGAATAA
- the MORC3 gene encoding MORC family CW-type zinc finger protein 3 isoform X1: MASETTDGIRLSALCPKFLHTNSTSHTWPFSAIAELIDNAYDPDVNAKQIWIDQTILNGRLSLTFTDNGSGMTLEKLHKMLSFGFSDKVAVQGHVPVGLYGNGFKSGSMRLGKDAIVLTKNDAAMHVGMLSQSYLEAINAKHVIVPIISFNKNRQLVMTPDLNANRQAILGHSLLNTEKDLLAELDAIIGKKGTRIIIWNLRQDKSGQAEFDFIFDKYDIRIPEEFDGSSRKGYKKQERIDHVAPDSDYSLRAYCSILYLKPRMQIIIRGQKVQTQLVSKNLAHIEKDVYRPKSISHKPVKITFGYNCRNKEHYGIMMYHRNRLIKAYVRVGCQLKANNMGVGVVGVIECNYLKPTHNKQDFDYTNDYRLTLTAVGEKLNDYWNEMKLQKNMLSSVPVEDEQKRPDQNWAQCDLCLKWRKLPDGIGKLPPKWFCHLNPDPQFRDCNVPEEPEDDDEITHSTYEKTHKKRKSEAAAQVFNKGTILFNPPSKEMQRALNIVQTNYRPATTTNLPQLVAAEASAQPSTPPDRRKRLLPAEPSPVPLKVIQVTETIELPDGDDDEVDDDGDVIIIEDVSTPKPKSDEAKHQNGTGSSPVPMECLDGEMSGVTSAGGMTAVATQTDVPGITIKKEEDDSYSDFHDPQQNTHSDPVYRNCNGNGTHNHEEEATYYKRRCEELSAKLRHLEESAGHRVKMETSPQQTQTDPGDIYSKYDQALKEISRLKLMCKKLQQLKSEPNASPVIEVDSTSEMDDMAIQLDDVFRRLDSCSVERDQFKTKIEQLQLEKMQLEAENNQLKTELQEASNENGASTSHPGNDRTKLRSLRVAVAQLLKTLMPDLDLEQVDYDVDVIDEILDQVLEQAEKQANGHE, from the exons TTGTGCCCCAAGTTTCTGCACACCAATTCCACAAGTCATACGTGGCCTTTCAGCGCTATAGCAGAACTTATAG ATAACGCCTACGACCCCGACGTCAACGCCAAGCAGATCTGGATTGACCAAACTATTCTGAATGGTCGCCTGAGCCTAACCTTCACGGACAATGGCAGCGGGATGACCCTGGAGAAGCTGCACAAGATGCTGAG CTTTGGATTTAGTGACAAGGTCGCAGTACAAGGTCACGTTCCAGTCGGACTTTATGGAAATGGTTTTAAATCTGGGTCCATGCGTCTGGGGAAGGATGCCATCGTACTGACCAAGAACGACGCTGCCATGCACGTGGGGATGTTGTCTCAGTCGTACCTGGAAGCGATTAACGCAAAACACGTCATCGTGCCCATCATCTCCTTCAATAAGAATA GGCAGCTGGTGATGACCCCCGACCTCAATGCTAATCGGCAGGCGATCCTGGGACATTCCCTGCTGAACACGGAGAAGGATCTGCTGGCAGAATTGGATGCAATAATTGGGAAAAAGGGAACAAGAATCATCATCTGGAATCTGAGACa aGACAAAAGCGGGCAAGCGGAATTTGATTTCATCTTCGACAAGTACGACATAAGGATTCCTGAGGAGTTTGATGGATCTTCTAGAAAGGGATATAAGAAGCAGGAAAGGATCGATCACGTGGCTCCAGACAGCGACTACTCTCTGAGG GCttattgcagtattttatatcTGAAGCCGCGGATGCAGATAATTATCCGGGGACAAAAAGTTCAAACACAACTCGTGTCCAAGAACCTGGCGCATATAGAGAAAGACGTCTACAGACCCAAGTCTATATCT CATAAACCTGTAAAAATCACCTTTGGATATAATTGTCGGAACAAGGAGCATTACGGCATCATGATGTACCACAGGAACCGGCTCATCAAGGCCTACGTGAGGGTGGGCTGCCAGCTGAAG GCTAATAACATGGGGGTTGGTGTCGTGGGGGTCATCGAATGTAACTACCTAAAGCCCACACATAACAAGCAGGACTTTGACTATACAAACGATTACAG ACTTACACTGACCGCCGTAGGAGAGAAGCTGAACGATTACTGGAATGAGATGAAACTGCAgaagaatatgctgtccagtgtCCCCGTAGAAGATGAGCA AAAGCGGCCGGACCAGAACTGGGCCCAGTGCGATTTGTGTCTAAAATGGAGGAAACTTCCTGATGGCATTGGGAAACTTCCACCCAAGTGGTTCTGTCACTTGAACCCAGACCCACAGTTCAG AGACTGCAACGTCCCCGAGGAGCCGGAGGACGATGACGAAATTACTCACTCGACGTACGAGAAGACGCACAAGAAAAG GAAAAGTGAAGCGGCGGCTCAG GTCTTTAATAAGGGCACAATTCTGTTCAATCCCCCAAGTAAAGAAATGCAAAGAGCCCTAAACATCGTTCAGACCAATTACCGACCAGCGACCACTACTAATCTTCCTCAGTTGGTGGCGGCTGAAGCCTCGGCCCAGCCCAGCACACCCCCCGACAG AAGAAAACGATTACTTCCAGCAGAACCTTCTCCGGTGCCTCTGAAAGTGATCCAGGTGACGGAGACCATCGAGCTTCCAGATGGAGACGACGACGAGGTGGATGATGACGGAGACGTGATCATCATTGAGGACGTCAGCACACCCAAACCCAAGAGTGACGAAGCCAAACATCAGAACGGCACCGGGTCGAGTCCTGTCCCCATGGAGTGCTTGGATGGAGAGATGTCAGGGGTGACGAGCGCGGGAGGGATGACCGCTGTGGCCACACAGACTGATGTGCCAGGGATAACTATAAAGAAGGAAGAAGATGACTCTTATAGTGACTTCCATGATCCGCAGCAGAACACGCACAGTGACCCGGTGTACAGGAACTGTAATGGTAACGGGACACACAACCACGAAGAGGAAGCCACGTACTACAAGAGGCGATGCGAGGAGCTGAGCGCCAAACTCAGACACTTAGAAGAATCCGCCGGTCACCGAGTGAAGATGGAGACGTCCCCGCAGCAGACGCAGACCGATCCCGGGGACATCTACTCCAAGTACGATCAGGCCCTGAAAGAGATCAGCAGACTGAAGCTCATGTGCAAGAAGCTGCAGCAGCTGAAATCCGAGCCCAACGCTTCTCCCGTCATCGAAGTGGACAGCACCAGCGAGATGGACGATATGGCCATACAACTAGACGACGTGTTCCGGAGGCTCGATTCCTGCTCTGTGGAAAGGGATCAGTTCAAGACGAAG ATCGAGCAGCTACAACTGGAGAAGATGCAGCTTGAGGCCGAGAACAACCAACTGAAGACAGAATTACAGGAGGCCAGTAATGAGAACGGCGCCTCCACCAGTCACCCTGGGAATGACAG GACTAAGTTGCGGTCGCTGAGAGTCGCAGTCGCCCAGTTGCTGAAAACGTTGATGCCGGATCTGGACCTGGAGCAGGTGGACTATGACGTGGACGTAATTGACGAGATTTTGGACCAAGTTCTGGAGCAGGCGGAGAAACAAGCAAACGGCCACGAATAA